From a region of the Xanthomonas rydalmerensis genome:
- the araD1 gene encoding AraD1 family protein: MRLIQLLDDAGTPGVGVVEDDGRQVRLLREVDSTYALANAALAAGNRLDAQAQLLRGERVLDYAALLAAGRVLPPLTHPDPAHCRVTGTGLTHLGSAATRDAMHQNLQQQAEQGTLTDSMKIFQLGVEGGIPRDGQPGAQPEWFYKGDGSNLVAPGAPLPSPDFALDGGEEPELVGLYVIGADGVPYRLGFALGNEFSDHVTERQNYLYLAHSKLRACAVGPELRIGDLPRDLRGHSRIRRGDAVIWEKPFVTGEANMCHSLANLEYHHFKYAAHRVPGDVHLHFFGTATLSFADGVQAQPGDRFEIELPEFGAALVNPLQRVESGFALGGVRAL, from the coding sequence ATGCGATTGATCCAGTTGCTCGATGACGCAGGGACCCCCGGCGTCGGCGTGGTGGAGGACGACGGCCGCCAGGTGCGGCTGTTGCGCGAGGTGGATTCGACCTACGCGCTGGCCAACGCGGCGCTGGCCGCCGGCAACCGCCTGGACGCGCAGGCGCAGCTCCTGCGCGGCGAGCGTGTGCTCGACTATGCCGCGCTGCTGGCCGCCGGCCGGGTGTTGCCGCCGCTGACCCATCCGGACCCGGCGCATTGCCGCGTCACCGGCACCGGCCTGACCCACCTGGGCAGCGCCGCGACCCGCGATGCCATGCACCAGAACCTGCAGCAGCAGGCCGAGCAGGGCACGCTCACCGATTCGATGAAGATCTTCCAGCTTGGCGTGGAAGGTGGCATCCCGCGCGACGGCCAGCCCGGCGCGCAGCCGGAATGGTTCTACAAGGGCGACGGCAGCAATCTGGTCGCGCCGGGCGCGCCGCTGCCGTCCCCGGACTTCGCCCTGGACGGCGGCGAGGAACCGGAGTTGGTCGGGCTGTACGTGATCGGCGCCGACGGCGTGCCGTACCGGCTCGGCTTTGCGCTGGGCAACGAATTCTCCGACCACGTCACCGAGCGCCAGAACTACCTGTACCTGGCCCATTCCAAGCTGCGCGCCTGCGCGGTCGGCCCGGAGCTGCGCATCGGCGACCTGCCGCGCGACCTGCGCGGCCACAGCCGCATCCGCCGCGGCGATGCGGTGATCTGGGAAAAGCCCTTCGTCACCGGCGAGGCCAACATGTGCCACTCGCTGGCCAATCTCGAGTACCACCATTTCAAGTACGCCGCGCACCGCGTGCCCGGCGACGTGCACCTGCATTTCTTCGGCACCGCCACGCTGAGCTTCGCCGACGGCGTGCAGGCGCAGCCTGGCGACCGCTTCGAGATCGAACTGCCCGAGTTCGGCGCGGCGCTGGTCAATCCCTTGCAGCGCGTCGAGAGCGGATTCGCCCTGGGCGGCGTGCGCGCGCTGTAG